A region of Salvia splendens isolate huo1 chromosome 17, SspV2, whole genome shotgun sequence DNA encodes the following proteins:
- the LOC121775594 gene encoding myb-related protein 340-like — MDKKACKSIDVEVRKGPWTMEEDLILMNYIANHGEGVWNSLARSAGLKRTGKSCRLRWLNYLRPDVRRGNITPEEQLLIMELHAKWGNRWSKIAKHLPGRTDNEIKNYWRTRIQKHIKQAENSNDQASTSHVSSSCPPDHTVESYSPPSFNGNNVEPPQGHFPTEQNENLWSVEDLWSLQLLNGY; from the exons ATGGATAAGAAAGCATGCAAATCTATAGATGTTGAAGTGAGGAAAGGGCCATGGACTATGGAAGAGGATCTCATTCTCATGAACTACATTGCGAATCACGGCGAAGGCGTTTGGAACTCTCTAGCTCGATCCGCAG GGCTAAAGCGGACTGGAAAAAGCTGTCGTCTCCGGTGGCTTAACTACCTCAGGCCGGATGTTCGACGTGGAAACATCACACCGGAGGAGCAGCTTCTGATTATGGAGCTGCATGCTAAGTGGGGAAATAG GTGGTCAAAGATTGCAAAGCATTTACCCGGAAGAACAGACAACGAGATAAAGAATTATTGGAGGACTCGGATTCAGAAGCATATCAAGCAAGCGGAGAACTCCAACGATCAAGCTAGCACTAGCCATGTCTCGAGCTCATGCCCTCCGGACCATACAGTTGAATCCTACTCGCCACCTTCTTTTAATGGCAATAATGTGGAACCACCACAAGGTCATTTTCCGACCGAACAAAACGAAAACCTCTGGAGTGTGGAAGATCTATGGTCCTTGCAGTTACTCAACGGGTACTGA